One window of the Diospyros lotus cultivar Yz01 chromosome 12, ASM1463336v1, whole genome shotgun sequence genome contains the following:
- the LOC127787473 gene encoding uncharacterized protein LOC127787473 — MPVEVPQSVQGTEAAARSSVPHRHGLPKVERVPQGLHRQVPAQVSNVESPFDEIILTAISAGLQKDGKLYESIYKSPVIDLREFYERAAKEIRWEEAFGSKKPAGHREEAGSSSRDRKRNDGGNGRDNHDERSSNQVAKRARREEREERPPRQGRFNNYVALSDSQERIFAMEKRREDFGRPNQIKTPNKFRNQEKFCEYHNEVGHNTSECYALKDAFEELIRRGRLRDYVVQPANQPLQQTNQQRPPPEEEHALAVRTIYTIHGDLTSQAHRTGSIEQIGPSKRAKVAMKEITLSEDDARDIYWPHNDTLVIRAHIGNMEVRRIMVDTGSSVNVMYRACFDQMGLGPE; from the exons ATGCCAGTGGAGGTTCCTCAGTCAGTACAGGGCACTGAGGCGGCAGCTCGCTCCTCCGTGCCACATCGCCACGGTCTTCCAAAGGTCGAGCGAGTCCCTCAAGGACTACATCGCCAGGTTCCGGCGCAGGTGAGTAACGTCGAAAGTCCCTTTGATGAAATTATCTTGACGGCCATCTCGGCAGGCCTCCAGAAAGAcgggaagctctatgagagcatctacaAATCCCCCGTTATAGATCTGAGAGAGTTCTATGAGCGAGCTGCAAAGGAGATCCGATGGGAAGAGGCATTCGGTTCGAAGAAGCCCGCCGGACATAGGGAAGAAGCCGGAAGCTCTAGCCGAGATAGGAAAAGAAACGACGGGGGAAATGGAAGGGACAACCATGATGAGCGGTCCAGCAATCAGGTAGCCAAGCGAGCTCGAcgggaagagagagaggagcgACCTCCAAGGCAGGGTCGTTTCAATAACTACGTGGCCCTATCGGATTCTCAAGAGAGGATTTTTGCtatggaaaagaggagagaagatTTCGGGAGGCCGAACCAGATAAAAACTCCCAATAAGTTCAGAAACCAGGAGAAGTTTTGTGAGTACCACAACGAGGTGGGGCACAACACCTCCGAATGCTACGCCCTGAAAGATGCATTTGAAGAACTGATTCGAAGGGGCCGGCTGCGAGATTACGTGGTGCAACCTGCAAACCAGCCACTCCAGCAGACGAATCAACAACGACCTCCCCCCGAGGAAGAGCATGCGCTTGCGGTTCGAACGATCTACACAATCCACGGTGACCTCACCTCGCAAGCACATCGAACAG GATCTATTGAGCAGATAGGACCATCTAAGCGAGCTAAGGTGGCAATGAAAGAAATCACCTTATCCGAAGATGATGCCAGGGACATATACTGGCCGCACAATGACACCCTTGTCATTCGTGCTCACATCGGCAACATGGAGGTACGAAGAATAATGGTGGACACTGGCAGCTCGGTGAACGTGATGTATAGGGCCTGTTTCGACCAGATGGGACTAGGGCCCGAGTAA
- the LOC127786727 gene encoding protein HAIKU1-like, with protein sequence MDNRSKNIDHLGVNKMGKSIRKSPSPQQNFAANTIRQQQPQPQVYNINKNDFRNIVQQLTGSPSRDPPARPPHNPPKPPSVRLQKIRPPPLSRMNRPQIPVHHHPPPPAQAPPMPSPSVPYNNVFARPLAQFGQPSPPMLPLNSGDLGWANTADSPISAYMRYLQNSILDSGPRQGQPRFHSQPSPQLQPHGPGQIQDQPPPSVLLAGQPGPPLPSLQMGGPPPLLPSPTSQFLLPSPNGFLNLLSPRSPYPLLSPGYQFPPPLTPNFAFSPMGQPGILGPGPHPPPSPGLVFPPSPAGFIPVSSPRWRDQ encoded by the coding sequence ATGGATAATAGGAGTAAGAACATTGATCACTTGGGTGTTAACAAGATGGGGAAAAGCATAAGGAAGAGCCCTTCACCTCAACAGAATTTTGCTGCCAATACCATTAGGCAGCAGCAACCTCAACCTCAGGTCTATAACATTAACAAGAATGATTTTAGGAACATTGTTCAGCAGCTAACAGGCTCGCCTTCACGAGATCCACCGGCTAGACCTCCCCACAATCCTCCTAAACCCCCAAGCGTGAGGTTGCAGAAGATCCGGCCACCTCCATTATCACGAATGAACAGGCCCCAAATTCCGGTTCATCACCATCCTCCTCCCCCGGCCCAGGCTCCGCCCATGCCTTCCCCATCAGTTCCTTACAACAATGTCTTTGCTAGACCACTGGCTCAATTTGGTCAGCCATCTCCGCCAATGTTGCCCCTGAATTCTGGTGACTTGGGCTGGGCAAATACAGCTGACTCTCCTATCTCAGCATATATGCGATACCTTCAAAACTCGATTTTAGATTCAGGACCAAGACAAGGCCAGCCTAGATTTCATTCACAACCTTCACCTCAGCTACAGCCTCATGGTCCTGGCCAAATTCAAGATCAGCCTCCACCTTCTGTTTTACTCGCTGGCCAACCCGGGCCTCCTCTCCCCTCTCTGCAGATGGGTGGTCCTCCCCCCCTTTTACCCTCTCCAACTTCACAATTTCTTTTGCCATCACCTAATGGTTTCTTAAATTTACTGTCTCCGCGCTCCCCTTATCCCTTGCTTTCTCCTGGGTATCAGTTTCCTCCACCTTTGACACCCaattttgcattttctcccATGGGTCAGCCTGGCATTTTAGGTCCTGggcctcatcctcctccttctcctGGCCTTGTGTTTCCACCATCCCCTGCAGGCTTTATACCTGTTTCAAGTCCAAGATGGAGGGATCAATAG